A genomic region of Pseudobacteroides sp. contains the following coding sequences:
- a CDS encoding WG repeat-containing protein produces the protein MKSMEKAYFVMKIGSLYGYINADGKFLIEPQYKRADDFSDEVAFVKTTDDKYG, from the coding sequence ATGAAAAGTATGGAGAAGGCATATTTTGTTATGAAGATAGGAAGCCTGTATGGATATATAAATGCTGATGGAAAGTTTTTAATTGAACCACAGTATAAAAGAGCGGATGACTTTAGTGATGAAGTTGCCTTTGTAAAAACAACTGATGATAAATATGGA
- a CDS encoding WG repeat-containing protein: MKKDNLYGFINEDGKFVIEPTYKIARDFSDGLASVKTIDGIKGFIDYDNNLVLTMDYGYVSDFSNGFAVFRYEGKEGLVNKNGEVVIKPKFDRVGNVDTHGYLLVEIEGKRYIIDKNGNFVNKGGFNLFSHFNEGLALVSKDGKDGFINEKGELVIDCKYKNCWTFSEGLALISSDDEKYGYINTKGDIVIEPQFYQAFDFKEGFARFRDSKSKYGFIDTTGKVVIKNKYQYVGDFSEGLAVIQVKDKQGYIDTSGKVIVKPVFEPASEFKNGLARVNYGGEWGYINKEGEFVYKPKGFDLW; the protein is encoded by the coding sequence ATGAAAAAAGACAACTTATATGGATTTATTAATGAGGATGGTAAGTTTGTAATCGAACCTACCTATAAAATAGCAAGAGATTTTAGTGATGGTTTGGCATCAGTAAAAACCATTGATGGAATAAAAGGTTTTATTGATTATGACAATAATTTGGTATTAACTATGGATTATGGCTATGTTTCAGATTTTAGCAATGGATTTGCAGTCTTTAGGTATGAAGGTAAAGAAGGGCTTGTTAATAAAAATGGAGAAGTTGTTATAAAACCTAAATTTGATAGGGTTGGTAATGTTGATACCCATGGGTATTTATTAGTTGAAATAGAAGGGAAAAGATATATTATTGATAAAAACGGAAATTTTGTGAATAAAGGAGGGTTTAATCTATTTTCGCATTTCAATGAAGGTCTTGCACTTGTAAGTAAAGACGGAAAAGATGGTTTTATTAATGAAAAAGGTGAACTTGTTATTGATTGTAAGTATAAAAATTGCTGGACATTTTCAGAGGGCTTAGCTTTGATATCTTCAGATGATGAAAAATATGGATATATCAATACAAAAGGGGATATCGTAATCGAACCGCAATTTTATCAAGCTTTTGATTTTAAGGAAGGGTTTGCAAGATTTAGGGATAGCAAGAGTAAGTATGGCTTCATAGATACGACTGGAAAGGTAGTAATTAAGAACAAGTATCAGTATGTAGGTGATTTTAGTGAAGGATTAGCAGTAATACAAGTTAAGGATAAACAAGGATATATTGATACAAGTGGAAAAGTAATAGTTAAGCCGGTTTTTGAACCAGCGAGTGAATTTAAAAATGGACTTGCACGAGTTAATTATGGAGGAGAATGGGGCTATATAAACAAAGAAGGTGAGTTTGTATATAAGCCAAAAGGTTTTGATTTATGGTAG